ttcttaattctagggttatGGCGAAAGAAATGATAGTTGGTTTGGCGAAAATTATTAACTATTAAATTtctatattttgggttgcttatttattcttgatcttaattatttgattatgtGGCCAATAGTTGAACACAAtttgtggcgtgtgaattgaactagggatagggaatttgcgtgcataataagaataaatagggcttgttTGATATAATCATTTTGCTAATGgtgataggaatataccctttagcctttcTTAGTTGAATATGGAGAAgtaaatgtgttcttgttacctctgacgaccaaagggatataggcgttatagtagcatctacaggcttatGAGCAATTcgaaagatactcataaagttataattaacccgtcaactaataacccaggaaataagacaggtagaattgtcagaagatcaactggattgtcgaaaacCATGACCCTGaaactttctctcatctgataaaccttacaGTCGTTGTCACAAGtttctcagtcacaaaaacactcGTACTCAATTGTTtactttcagttttagtttagtcacAACAACACTTTGATTGTCACCTCCTTGAATAGTTATAAAAAATTTGAATTAGTTGAACAGTAtaaaatctaagtctctgtgggtacgatatctggacttaaaaatcttatattacttgtacgaccgcgtataaTTGAGTATGCATTTGGGAGCAAAacgtttttggcgccgttgccggagacttagaaaaattattatttttctagtTTGGATTTTTGAATTTCTTAATTCAAGTTTTTACTCTAGTTTGTTGGTTGATATGTGCTCGTTCAGGTGAACTCTCTTGTTTATGCCAGACACTCGAAGTCAAGGAAAAGCTTTAGCTGTCTTTGTTCCGGAGATTGAAAGAACTTTACACAAAAAAACAAAGTTGGCAGGAAACGAGCGTGATCCCAAGTTGGTTGACAACACCGAAGACGGGAACAGGGATATTATACAAGTTACTGAGATGGCACAAAAATAATGGATTCTTTTGTCCAGTTATGCTAGACCCAGTTTGGCGACTATTGCTAAGGCTATCGTCAGGCCTGAGATTACCAAAACTTTTGAGCTGAAAGAAGGAACAGTGTGATTGGTGCAGAATACATGTCAGTATATGGGTAAGCCTcgtgaagacccgcataagcacttgatcCAATTCGTGGATTTGAGCGAGAACTTTCAATATAGAGATACCCCCGACgattatgtgaagctgtccttGTTTCCATTCTCATTGATTGGCTAAGAAAGGCACTGGTTGACAAATCTTCCTTCTGGCTCTATCACTTCTTGAGAGCTATTATCGAATAAATTCATCGACATATTTTTCTCACCCAAGAAAACAAAGAAGCTGAGAGGAAAAATTGTGAACTTCACTCAGAGAGACTCTGAATCTCTACCGCACACGTGGGAAAGGTATAAGGGTTATTTGCGGGATTTTCCACATCACATGCAGCCGAAGGAGATCATTGGGAACTATTTTGTAGAAGGGCTAAGACATGAAACAATTGCCTTGttgaatgcttcagctcaagggCAGATCATAAACAAAACTTATGAGGAGATGGAAGCCCTCCTTGAGCTGATGTCCGAAGGTGTTTATGAGTATCAAGAGACGAGTCGCGTAGGGCTGCCACAGAAAGCCGATGGGGTTTGTCAAGTCGATAATGTTGCAGCTATTCGGGGCAATATTGGGACACTTCTTCGTAGGGGGGGGCGCTTTCTCAATGTCAGCAAATCCAACCAGTTCAACATATTCAGAAAGCAGCATACGAGAGTTATGGTGAGCCTCATGCTTATATTAATTGTCCTCAAAATCCAGAATGTCTATTATGTGGGGCAATACAATCATGGTGGTGGAAATCAGGGAAATTATTTTGGAAACAATTATAATCAGCAATATGGGAAGCAGGACTTCTACAAGCAGAATAATTATCAGAATCCCCAAGCCCAGATAGTTGGAAGTTTGGTGGAAGACACAAAGAAGCAGTTCATAGCTCAACAACAAGTGGTTCAGCAGCAAAATCAGAAAGTCCAGAGCAAGATAAAGAAATCTATTCATGAGCTCGAACGTCAAGTCGGGCAGATGGTGATTTCTCAAAATGTCAGACCACAAGGTGCTCTTCTAAGTGATAAGGAGAAAAATCCGAGAGATTTCAAAGCAGTCACCTTGATGAATGGCAGTGAACTTGAAGAGTGCCacaaaagaacaaaaagaagGTATATGCTGAACTCATTCTTGCTCAAGGAACAAAAGCTGAAAAGATTGTTGAGAAAGAGATGCAAGAGCCTGAACGTGTGGTAACTAGACCACCTTCACCATTCCCACAGCGCTTTCAGAAACGAAAAATAGATGCAGCTTGTAAGAAATTTCTTGACATATTAAAGAAGGTGCACATCAACATTCCTTTGAGAGAGCTCTTGCAATAAGTTTCCAAAATTTCCTAAGTACATCCAGGATGTTGTTGCAAATAAGAGGCACTGGACAGAATTCGAGACTGTtacacttactgaggagtgcagttctagagtgaggagcAAGATTCCACCAAAGTTGAAATATCCGGGCAGTTTCACTATTTCTATAACTATTGGTAATATCGAGGTTGGGCTGGCATTGTGTGATTTGGatgctagtattaatctgataCCCACCTTTGTGTTTCGAACATTGGGTTGGGTGAACCAAGGCCAAACAACAGTCACTCTGCAGTTAGCGGATAGATGTCTTTCATATCCCAATGGTATAATTGAAGATGTTCTCATGAAGGTGGATCCTTTTATTCTGCTGGGTGATTTTATTATCCTTGATTACGAGGCAGATAAGAATGTCTCCCTCATCATGGGAAGAGGATTCTTAGCGACTGTTGATGCGGTTATTCGAGTCAGAGATGGGAAGATGGCTATGACAGTTGATGGGCAAGAAGTTACTTTTGATGTTCAAGGCTACTAGGCTTCCACCCCATTATGAAGAATTGAAGATGATTACAGTTATGGAGCCCGAGCCAAGGAACGCCAAGTTAGATCACTTTCTAGCTTCTCAAGATCATTTGGAGATAGCATTAGTGTATGGTGAAGACTTGGTGGATGATGAAAACATCGAGGAGTGTCTTCAGGTTCTTGACACTTCTTGTGCATATTTTCGAGCCAACACGCCGATTGAGGAGTTAGACAGACTAGAGTCGTGCAAGAAGCCAAAACCATCTATTGAGAAAGCTCCCGTTATGGAGTTGAAGCCATTACCATCCCATCTGCGCTATGCCTTCTTGGGAGTTGAAGCCATTACCATCCCATATTGAGAAAGCTCCTGTAATCCTTTCTATTTATTTGTCTGATATGCAGGTTGAACGTGTATTTCGAGTATTAAGAGACAGAATTCGAGCCCTTGGGTGGACTATAGCTGATATTCGAGACATCAGCAGTTCGTTTTACATACATAAGATACTATTGGAGGAGGGTAGTAAGGCCAGTATTGAAAGTCATAGAGGGCTGAACCAAATCATGAAAGAAGTAGTGGAGAAAGAGGTGATCAAGTGTCTTGATAGCTGCATTATTTACCCCATCTCAGACAGCAAATGGGTAAGTCCCGTTCAATGTgtcccaaagaaagggggcatgacTTTGGTGAAAAATGAGAAAGATGAGTTGGTACCTTAGAGAACTGTTACTGGTTGGAGGATTTGCATTGATTATCGAAAGTTGAACATGgccaccagaaaagatcactttcctttgcccttcatggatcagatgtTAGACCGCTTGGCTGGGAATGATTACTACTGCTTTCTAAATGGCTATTCAGGCTACAACTAGATCATTATTGCACCAAAAGATTAAGAAAAGACCAATTTTACATGTCCATATGGTATTTTCgcattccggaggatgcctttcggtttaTGTAATGCTCCATGTAAGTTCCAGAGATGTATGATGGATATTTTCATCGATATGGTGGAAAAGTATGTGGAAGTATTCGTGGATGATTTCTCGGTCATCGGAGATTCTTTTGATGATTGTTTGAGCCATCTTGATGCTGTGTTGGCTCACTGTGAAGAAACTAATTTGGTGCTTAACTGGGAAAATGCCATTTCATGGTTCGGGAAGGCATTGTTCTTGGGCACAAAGTATCCAGCAAGGGCATTGAGGTTGACAAGGCTAAGATTGAGGTGATTGAAAAATTACCACCACCCATTTCTGTTCGgggagtgcgcagttttcttggacACGCATGCTTTTATCGGCGGTTCATCAAGGAATTTTCCAAGGTTGTAAATCCGATGTGCAAGCTATTAGAGAAGGATGTGAAGTTCATATTCAATGAAGCCTATTTGAAGGCTTTTGATGAGCTGAAAGTGCGGTTGGTGACTGCACCCATTATTATTGCACCTGATTGGATTCTATCGTTCgtgttgatgtgtgatgcaagtgattttgctgtgggGGCTGTTCTTGGTCAAAAAAGGGACAATATTTTCATCTTATTTATTATGCCACCAAGGCACTTGATGCAGCCCATATGAACTATACAgtcacagagaaggagttattggcggttgtTTACGCCTTTGGTAAATTCTGATCTTATCTGGTGGGGACCAAGGTGATTGTCTATACTGATCACACTGTTGTTcggtatcttttttttttaaaaaggatgtGAATCCCAAACTTATTCGTTGGGTGTTGCTGTTACAAGAGTTCGTTATTAAGATTCTTGATCGAAAGGGCACAGAGAACCAAGTAGCAGATCACTTATCGAGGCTTGAAGATCGAGAGCATGTTGATGAAGATGTGGTGATTAAGGAGACCTTCCCAGCTGAGAAACTTTTTGCTCTTTAGTCATCCGAGCTCCCTTGGTATGCAGATATGGTGAGTAAGGTATATCCTACTGATGCTCATCATGAGAAGAAGAAGCGGATCTTATACGACAACAAGTTCTACATTTGGGATGAGCCATATCTCTACAGAGTTGGCATAGATCAGTTGGATCGGGATTTGGAAATTATACTTTGATTTGCGTGAAAATTGATAAGTGGAAGTTGGTGGAAGTTTCCAGAGGTTTGGGGAAGCTTAGAGGGTGTTTGGTTGCTGTTTAAGGGGGTAAAGCCCCTTTTATAAGCTTTTAGgctcgggttgcaccgacctagaaaaTGGTCAGCGCGTTCACGCTGGCTTATTCCActgcctgcgcgttcgttcagtaaaagggtcataacctttgatcccgatatcgtgtgagggcctaCGACCTATGGGTCGAAAGCTTTCTCAAttggctacaactttcattcttggtgttgttctaaattccaaatttataatgtcggttttgcccctccaagtcagatcatctgaaaatgtttccttaaatcgtccttttggagggcttatgcccatgtTTGGCTTAtcgg
The nucleotide sequence above comes from Lycium barbarum isolate Lr01 chromosome 3, ASM1917538v2, whole genome shotgun sequence. Encoded proteins:
- the LOC132631164 gene encoding uncharacterized protein LOC132631164, whose product is MQPKEIIGNYFVEGLRHETIALLNASAQGQIINKTYEEMEALLELMSEGVYEYQETSRVGLPQKADGVCQVDNVAAIRGNIGTLLRRGGRFLNVSKSNQFNIFRKQHTRVMVSLMLILIVLKIQNVYYVGQYNHGGGNQGNYFGNNYNQQYGKQDFYKQNNYQNPQAQIVGSLVEDTKKQFIAQQQVVQQQNQKVQSKIKKSIHELERQVGQMVISQNVRPQGALLSDKEKNPRDFKAVTLMNGRTKAEKIVEKEMQEPERVVTRPPSPFPQRFQKRKIDAACKKFLDILKKDVVANKRHWTEFETVTLTEECSSRVRSKIPPKLKYPGSFTISITIGNIEVGLALCDLDASINLIPTFVFRTLGWVNQGQTTVTLQLADRCLSYPNGIIEDVLMKVDPFILLGDFIILDYEADKNVSLIMGRGFLATVDAVIRVRDGKMAMTVDGQEVTFDVQGY